Genomic segment of Gloeocapsa sp. PCC 7428:
TTCCTGCGCAAATTCAGATCGGGTTAAATTCCTGTACAAGCATGATTGCTGTATCCCAAGCAGCACGTAGTTCTTACCTAAAAGCAGGGCTGAATCCCCAAACTATCAAAGTTGTGTACAACGGTATCGATTTAGAGCGATTTGTGCTGGGTAGCGATCGCGATGTCACTCGTCAGGCACTGGGTATACCGCCTCGCGCATTTGTCGTACTTTATGCTGGTCGAATCACGCCACCGAAAAACATCGAGATGTTGATTCATGCCTTTGCGCGTTTAGGTTTACAATGCGACCAAGCACGACTACTCATTACAGGTTCTTCTTTTTCCTTTAGCTACAATCCTGTAGAAGGTGATTTATACCAGCAGAAACTTGTTGATTTATGCCAAAAATTAGGAATTAGCGATCGCGTTCATTGGTTAGGAAAGCGTACCGATGTACCCGAACTCTTTCGCGCTGCGGATGTGTCTGTACTTCCGAGTTTGCTACCAGAAACCTTTGGACGAGTCATCGCCGAATCAATGGCGTGCGGTACTCCAGCAATTGGCTTGCGCTACGGTGGTATTCCTGAAGTTCTCAGCGGTGAGTTTCAACGCTTTCAAGTCGCAACAGGCGATGTTGCAGGTTTAACTCAGCAGCTACTCGCACTCAAGGATTGGCAAAAGTTCGATCCAACGCTTGGACAACGATGTCGCGCGTATGTCGAAGAGCATTTTTCTAAAGAAAGAATGGTCGAGGAAGTTGAACAAACTATGCAAGCGGCGATCGCATCGCACCCGA
This window contains:
- a CDS encoding glycosyltransferase family 4 protein; its protein translation is MKILILLNIVSSDGGGAEWSLLDVCRGLAERGHELHCIYCKEGDLLPHYQQFCKTVTKVSTYRIQGCKPSSSIRFITSLLQVRHTQFDLIYANYYSQTFFGGIVARVKGIPLVCHLRSYPPQKRHFPAQIQIGLNSCTSMIAVSQAARSSYLKAGLNPQTIKVVYNGIDLERFVLGSDRDVTRQALGIPPRAFVVLYAGRITPPKNIEMLIHAFARLGLQCDQARLLITGSSFSFSYNPVEGDLYQQKLVDLCQKLGISDRVHWLGKRTDVPELFRAADVSVLPSLLPETFGRVIAESMACGTPAIGLRYGGIPEVLSGEFQRFQVATGDVAGLTQQLLALKDWQKFDPTLGQRCRAYVEEHFSKERMVEEVEQTMQAAIASHPRQFGSPHSKAVKFHPWYPDSLGV